The Skermanella rosea sequence TACCCGATCGGGCAAGCACTGGACGGGGTAAGGGGGCGGGCTCAGGATCCCGTCTTGGCGTGGATCGCCCTTCCGAGCCGCACCAGCGCGTCGCGCAGGGTGGGATCCTCGATCGGGCCTGCCGCCCGCTGGATGTCGGCCTCCTCCTCCGGCGTCATAGGGCGCTGGATCTTGGGGCGACGCGGCGCACCGGGCAGGGGGCCCTGGATCAGCTTGATCCGGTCGACGGCCCGGTAGCCGAAGAAGGCGTTGATCCGCTCGATCACCTGGGGTTCGGAGTGCTGGACGTCGAGCGCCGCGGCGCCGGAAACCTTCAGGTGCAGCGTGGCCCCCTCGCGCTGGCCGGGCGGGAAGGCCAGCTTCTGGGGCAGGGTGCTTCGGGCCAGTTCCGGCCCCATGATGGTCGGCCAGTCCGTGATCAGGGTGCCGAACGCCATGCCGCGCTTGCCCAGCGCCTTGCCGGCCACCTTGGGCACGATTCTGGCGAGAGGGCGGGGGGCTGCCATTGGGGGATCTCCGAAACGTGAGGGACTGAAGCGGGTGGGTAAACGGAGCGCAGAGATTATTCTCATCGAAGCTATTGTTAAAGCACCTGTTGCGGGGCGACAACACACCATGACATTGCACTCGGAACCAAGCCTTTTCCCCGCGCCGCCGGCCCGGACCCTGGAACCGGACGAACTGGCCCGGTCGATGCTGGGCTGGTACGACCGCCATCGGCGCGTGCTGCCCTGGCGCGCGCCGGCCGGCAGGACCGCCGACCCCTACCATGTCTGGCTGTCGGAGATCATGCTGCAGCAGACCACGGTCGTCACCGTCGGATCCTATTTCCAGGAGTTCCTGCGGCGCTGGCCTACCGTCACCGATCTGGCGGCGGCCGACCTGGACGCCGTCCTCCATGCCTGGGCGGGGCTCGGCTACTATGCCCGGGCGCGCAACCTGCACAAGTGCGCCCGGGTGGTGGCCGACCGGTACGGCGGCCGGTTTCCCGATAATGAACAGGAATTGCGGCAACTTCCGGGCATCGGCGCCTATACCGCCGCGGCCGTCGCCGCCATCGCCTTCGACCGCCGCGCCACCGTGCTGGACGGCAACGTGGAGCGGGTCATGGCGCGGCTCTTCGCGGTCGAGGAGCCGCTGCCGGGCTCCAAGGAGAAGCTCCGCGCGCTGGCCGACACCATCACGCCGGACCGGCGCTCCGGCGACTACGCCCAGGCCGTGATGGACCTGGGCGCCACGGTCTGCACGCCGCGCAAGCCGAGATGCCCGCAATGCCCCTGGCACGACGGCTGCGCCGCACGGGCGGCCGGCATCGCCGAATCGCTGCCGCGCAAGACGCCCAAGGCGGACAAGCCGACCCGCCGCGGCACGGCGTTCTGGCTGCTCAACCCCGACGGCGCGGTGCTGCTGCGCCGCCGCCCCGAGAGCGGATTGCTGGGCGGCATGATCGAGGTGCCGTCGGGCGACTGGCTGGAGCGGCCGGCCCAGAGCCTGGCCGCCGCGTCGGTCCAGGCGCCGTTTGCTGCGTCCTGGCGGCTGCTGCCGGGGCTGGTCCGCCATACCTTCACCCATTTTCACCTGGAACTTCAGGTCGCGGCGGCTCGACTCGGCGCCGGGGATTGCGACGGCTGGAAGCGGGCCGACGGCATCTGGGTGCCGGTCGACCGGCTGTCGGAGCACGCCGTTCCCACGGTGATGCGCAAGGTGGTACGGCATGCGCTGGGCAGCATTGGAGTTCCCGAATGATCCTCATCCGAAGCCTGGCCGCGGCCGTTCTCCTGCTGCTGGCCGGCGCCGCCGCACGGGCGGACCAGCAGCCGGTCGACCTTGAACTGGTGATGGCCGTGGACGCGTCGGGCAGCATCACGACGGGCGCGCTGGAGTTCCAGCTGCGCGGCCACGCCGCCGCCTTCCGAAGCGCCGAGGTGGCGGAGTCCCTGACCGTCGGCGGCACCCGGTCGGTCGCCGTCACGCTGGTGCAGTGGGCGGGTCCCAACACGCTGGAGACCGTGGTGCCCTGGACGCGCGTCGCCGACGCCGCCGACGCCAAGGGCTTCGCCGACCGCATCGGCGCGGCGACGCGACCTCCCCTGGACGGCAGCACCGCGATGGGCAGCGCCATCGACCGGGCCGCCGGCCTGTTCGACGGCAACGGCTTCGACGCGCCGCGCCGCGTCATCGACATCTCCAGCAACGGATTCAGCAACAGCGGCGTGGACGTCGAGGGTGCCCGCGACCGCGCCGTGGCTCGGGGCGTCACCATCAACGCCCTCGCGATCCTGGACGAGTACGACTGGCTGGAGGAGTACTACGCGGAGAGCGTCATCGGCGGTCCGTTCTCCTTCGTCCGCACCGCCGAGAACCGCGACAGCTTCGCCGACGCCATCCTCCGCAAGCTGGTGGAGGAGATCGCGGGCGGGGACGGGGTGCCGGAACGGCGGCGGCTGGCGGCGCGCTGATCAACCGGCCCACCCGCCGGGGGAGATCACCGCGCACCTTGGGCGTCGCTCGCCAGCACCGTCTCCTCCGTCCGCTTCGGCTTGGGGTCGGTAGGCGTCCGGCCGGGCGGGATCAGGCCGTCGCGCTGGCGCAACAGGTTGTGGATCGCGGTCGCCGCGACCGCCGCCTGGCCCATGGAGACGGAGATCTGGTTCAGCCCCTCCACCACGTCGCCCACGGCATAGAAGCCGGGGACGGAGGTTTGACAGTGGCTGTCCACGACCAGGCGGCCCTGGTTGTTCATCTCGGCGCCGAGCTGGCCGGCCAGCGTCGAGCGGGCCAGCGTGCCGAGGGCTGAATAGAGCGTGTCGAAGGCAAGCTCCGTGCCGCTCTTCAGGATCACCTTGGTGATCCGGCCGGCCTCCTCGGTCACCCGCTCCACCTGCTCCTCGACGATCGCGATGCCCAGGTCCGACAGCTTGGCCCGATCGTCGGCCGTCAGGTTCATCGGCGTGCCCAGCGTCAGCAGGGTCAGGTCCGACGTGTAGCCTCGGATGAACAGCACCTCGCCCAGGGCGTCGCGGCCGTGGCCGATCACCGCCACCTTGCGGTCGATCACCTCGTAGGCGTCGCAGATCGGGCAGACGCGGATCAGGCCGCGCTGGACCGTGTCGAACAGGTTGGGCAGGCGGGGCTGGTCGTCGATCACGCCGGTGGCGAGGATGACGGTCTCGGCGTCAAGCTCGGTGCCGTCGGCGGTGGTGGCCCGGAAGCCGTGCTCGCCCAGGCGGCGCAGCGAGGCGATCGAGCCGGTCTCGATGCGGGTCCCGTACTGCCGGGCCTGGCACCGCATCCGCTCCAAAAGCTCGATGCCGTTGATGCCCTCCATGAAGCCGGCATGGTTATGGGAGGTCGGGATCCAGGCGCAGCGGCTTTTGTCCTCGTCCACCACCAGGATGCTGCGCCTGAAACGCACGAGGTAGATGGCGGCCGTCAGTCCGCCGGGTCCGCCGCCGACGATCAGACAATCGAGCATGCCGGTCATGGTTCTTTCGACTCCAACGCTATGGCTGAAGCCATCAACGGGACTCGGTGCCGGCCGTTCCCGGTTAGTTTGGGTGGGGTGACGCGCGGTTCCGGGGCCGCGCGTCACCCAACAGGCCGGGATCAGCCGGCCAGCCTGGCCTTCAGCTCGCGCCGCCGCCGGTGCAGGACCGGCTCGGTGTAGCCGTTGGGCTGCTCGCGGCCCTTCAGGACGAGGTCGAGGGCGGCCTGGAAGGCGATGCTGCCGTCGAAGTCGTCGGCCATCGGACGGTAGTCCGGGTCGCCGGCGTTCTGCCGGTCGACCACCGCGGCCATCCGCCTCATCGTCTCGATCACCTGTTCTTCCGAGCAGATGCCGTGGCGCAGCCAGTTGGCGATATGCTGGCTGGAGATGCGGAGAGTCGCGCGGTCCTCCATCAGCCCGACATTGTTGATGTCGGGCACCTTGGAGCAGCCGACGCCCTGGTCGATCCAGCGGACCACGTAGCCCAGGATGCCCTGCGCGTT is a genomic window containing:
- a CDS encoding DUF1194 domain-containing protein; amino-acid sequence: MILIRSLAAAVLLLLAGAAARADQQPVDLELVMAVDASGSITTGALEFQLRGHAAAFRSAEVAESLTVGGTRSVAVTLVQWAGPNTLETVVPWTRVADAADAKGFADRIGAATRPPLDGSTAMGSAIDRAAGLFDGNGFDAPRRVIDISSNGFSNSGVDVEGARDRAVARGVTINALAILDEYDWLEEYYAESVIGGPFSFVRTAENRDSFADAILRKLVEEIAGGDGVPERRRLAAR
- a CDS encoding NAD(P)/FAD-dependent oxidoreductase, with product MTGMLDCLIVGGGPGGLTAAIYLVRFRRSILVVDEDKSRCAWIPTSHNHAGFMEGINGIELLERMRCQARQYGTRIETGSIASLRRLGEHGFRATTADGTELDAETVILATGVIDDQPRLPNLFDTVQRGLIRVCPICDAYEVIDRKVAVIGHGRDALGEVLFIRGYTSDLTLLTLGTPMNLTADDRAKLSDLGIAIVEEQVERVTEEAGRITKVILKSGTELAFDTLYSALGTLARSTLAGQLGAEMNNQGRLVVDSHCQTSVPGFYAVGDVVEGLNQISVSMGQAAVAATAIHNLLRQRDGLIPPGRTPTDPKPKRTEETVLASDAQGAR
- a CDS encoding DUF721 domain-containing protein → MAAPRPLARIVPKVAGKALGKRGMAFGTLITDWPTIMGPELARSTLPQKLAFPPGQREGATLHLKVSGAAALDVQHSEPQVIERINAFFGYRAVDRIKLIQGPLPGAPRRPKIQRPMTPEEEADIQRAAGPIEDPTLRDALVRLGRAIHAKTGS
- the mutY gene encoding A/G-specific adenine glycosylase — translated: MTLHSEPSLFPAPPARTLEPDELARSMLGWYDRHRRVLPWRAPAGRTADPYHVWLSEIMLQQTTVVTVGSYFQEFLRRWPTVTDLAAADLDAVLHAWAGLGYYARARNLHKCARVVADRYGGRFPDNEQELRQLPGIGAYTAAAVAAIAFDRRATVLDGNVERVMARLFAVEEPLPGSKEKLRALADTITPDRRSGDYAQAVMDLGATVCTPRKPRCPQCPWHDGCAARAAGIAESLPRKTPKADKPTRRGTAFWLLNPDGAVLLRRRPESGLLGGMIEVPSGDWLERPAQSLAAASVQAPFAASWRLLPGLVRHTFTHFHLELQVAAARLGAGDCDGWKRADGIWVPVDRLSEHAVPTVMRKVVRHALGSIGVPE